A part of Carettochelys insculpta isolate YL-2023 chromosome 1, ASM3395843v1, whole genome shotgun sequence genomic DNA contains:
- the STK38L gene encoding serine/threonine-protein kinase 38-like isoform X3, translating into MAMTAGTTTSFPMSNHTRERVTVAKLTLENFYSNLILQHEERETRQKKLEVAMEEEGLADEEKKLRRSQHARKETEFLRLKRTRLGLDDFESLKVIGRGAFGEVRLVQKKDTGHIYAMKILRKADMLEKEQVAHIRAERDILVEADGAWVVKMFYSFQDKRNLYLIMEFLPGGDMMTLLMKKDTLTEEETQFYISETVLAIDAIHQLGFIHRDIKPDNLLLDAKGHVKLSDFGLCTGLKKAHRTEFYRNLTHNPPSDFSFQNMNSKRKAETWKKNRRQLAYSTVGTPDYIAPEVFMQTGYNKLCDWWSLGVIMYEMLIGYPPFCSETPQETYRKVMNWKETLVFPPEVPISEKAKDLILRFCIDSENRIGSNGVEEIKDHPFFEGVDWGHIRERPAAIPIEIKSIDDTSNFDEFPESDILQPVPNTTEPDFKSKDWVFLNYTYKRFEGLTQRGSIPSYMKAGKL; encoded by the exons ATGGCAATGACGGCTGGGACAACAACATCCTTTCCAATGAGCAACCACACCCGGGAGAGAGTGACTGTGGCCAAACTTACACTGGAGAACTTCTACAGCAACCTAATTTTACAACATGAAGAGAGAGAAACCAG GCAGAAGAAGCTAGAAGTGGCTATGGAAGAAGAAGGTCTGGCGGATGAAGAG AAAAAACTGCGCAGGTCACAGCATGCCCGCAAAGAAACAGAATTCCTGCGACTGAAGAGGACTAGGCTTGGTTTGGATGATTTTGAATCGCTGAAAGTTATAGGAAGAGGAGCATTTGGGGAG GTACGCCTTGTCCAGAAAAAAGATACGGGTCATATTTATGCAATGAAGATATTGAGAAAAGCTGATATGCTGGAAAAAGAGCAG GTGGCTCATATCCGAGCAGAAAGAGATATATTGGTTGAAGCAGATGGTGCTTGGGTGGTGAAGATGTTTTATAGTTTTCAGGATAAAAGGAATCTTTACCTGATCATGGAGTTCCTACCTGGAG GTGATATGATGACCTTACTTATGAAGAAAGACACCTTAACAGAAGAGGAAACCCAGTTTTACATTTCTGAAACTGTGCTGGCCATAGATGCCATCCATCAGCTGGGATTTATCCACAGAGATATTAAACCAGATAACCTCTTGCTGGATGCCAAG GGTCACGTGAAGCTTTCTGATTTTGGATTATGCACTGGTTTAAAGAAAGCTCATCGAACTGAATTCTACAGAAACCTTACTCACAATCCACCAAGTGACTTTT CATTTCAGAATATGAACTCGAAAAGAAAAGCGGAAACGTGGAAGAAGAACAGACGACAGCTG gcaTATTCTACTGTTGGGACCCCGGATTATATTGCCCCAGAAGTATTCATGCAGACAGGATACAACAAGTTGTGTGACTGGTGGTCTTTAGGAGTGATTATGTATGAAATGCTAATAG GATATCCACCTTTCTGCTCTGAAACACCACAAGAAACTTACAGGAAAGTTATGAACTGGAAAGAAACTTTAGTATTTCCTCCAGAGGTGCCCATTTCGGAGAAAGCAAAGGACTTAATTCTAAG ATTTTGTATTGATTCAGAAAATAGAATTGGTAGTAATGGAGTAGAAGAAATAAAGGATCATCCTTTTTTTGAAGGAGTTGACTGGGGACATATAAG GGAGAGGCCAGCTGCAATCCCAATAGAAATCAAAAGTATTGATGACACTTCGAATTTTGATGAATTTCCAGAATCTGATATTTTACAGCCAG TGCCAAATACTACAGAACCTGACTTCAAATCCAAAGACTGGGTTTTCCTCAATTATACTTACAAGCGGTTCGAAGGGCTTACCCAGCGTGGCTCTATTCCTTCCTACATGAAAGCTGGAAAgttgtga
- the STK38L gene encoding serine/threonine-protein kinase 38-like isoform X1: protein MSGPGEERGSRAQSGDAAAGSQAQGVHVTMAMTAGTTTSFPMSNHTRERVTVAKLTLENFYSNLILQHEERETRQKKLEVAMEEEGLADEEKKLRRSQHARKETEFLRLKRTRLGLDDFESLKVIGRGAFGEVRLVQKKDTGHIYAMKILRKADMLEKEQVAHIRAERDILVEADGAWVVKMFYSFQDKRNLYLIMEFLPGGDMMTLLMKKDTLTEEETQFYISETVLAIDAIHQLGFIHRDIKPDNLLLDAKGHVKLSDFGLCTGLKKAHRTEFYRNLTHNPPSDFSFQNMNSKRKAETWKKNRRQLAYSTVGTPDYIAPEVFMQTGYNKLCDWWSLGVIMYEMLIGYPPFCSETPQETYRKVMNWKETLVFPPEVPISEKAKDLILRFCIDSENRIGSNGVEEIKDHPFFEGVDWGHIRERPAAIPIEIKSIDDTSNFDEFPESDILQPVPNTTEPDFKSKDWVFLNYTYKRFEGLTQRGSIPSYMKAGKL, encoded by the exons TGCATGTTACTATGGCAATGACGGCTGGGACAACAACATCCTTTCCAATGAGCAACCACACCCGGGAGAGAGTGACTGTGGCCAAACTTACACTGGAGAACTTCTACAGCAACCTAATTTTACAACATGAAGAGAGAGAAACCAG GCAGAAGAAGCTAGAAGTGGCTATGGAAGAAGAAGGTCTGGCGGATGAAGAG AAAAAACTGCGCAGGTCACAGCATGCCCGCAAAGAAACAGAATTCCTGCGACTGAAGAGGACTAGGCTTGGTTTGGATGATTTTGAATCGCTGAAAGTTATAGGAAGAGGAGCATTTGGGGAG GTACGCCTTGTCCAGAAAAAAGATACGGGTCATATTTATGCAATGAAGATATTGAGAAAAGCTGATATGCTGGAAAAAGAGCAG GTGGCTCATATCCGAGCAGAAAGAGATATATTGGTTGAAGCAGATGGTGCTTGGGTGGTGAAGATGTTTTATAGTTTTCAGGATAAAAGGAATCTTTACCTGATCATGGAGTTCCTACCTGGAG GTGATATGATGACCTTACTTATGAAGAAAGACACCTTAACAGAAGAGGAAACCCAGTTTTACATTTCTGAAACTGTGCTGGCCATAGATGCCATCCATCAGCTGGGATTTATCCACAGAGATATTAAACCAGATAACCTCTTGCTGGATGCCAAG GGTCACGTGAAGCTTTCTGATTTTGGATTATGCACTGGTTTAAAGAAAGCTCATCGAACTGAATTCTACAGAAACCTTACTCACAATCCACCAAGTGACTTTT CATTTCAGAATATGAACTCGAAAAGAAAAGCGGAAACGTGGAAGAAGAACAGACGACAGCTG gcaTATTCTACTGTTGGGACCCCGGATTATATTGCCCCAGAAGTATTCATGCAGACAGGATACAACAAGTTGTGTGACTGGTGGTCTTTAGGAGTGATTATGTATGAAATGCTAATAG GATATCCACCTTTCTGCTCTGAAACACCACAAGAAACTTACAGGAAAGTTATGAACTGGAAAGAAACTTTAGTATTTCCTCCAGAGGTGCCCATTTCGGAGAAAGCAAAGGACTTAATTCTAAG ATTTTGTATTGATTCAGAAAATAGAATTGGTAGTAATGGAGTAGAAGAAATAAAGGATCATCCTTTTTTTGAAGGAGTTGACTGGGGACATATAAG GGAGAGGCCAGCTGCAATCCCAATAGAAATCAAAAGTATTGATGACACTTCGAATTTTGATGAATTTCCAGAATCTGATATTTTACAGCCAG TGCCAAATACTACAGAACCTGACTTCAAATCCAAAGACTGGGTTTTCCTCAATTATACTTACAAGCGGTTCGAAGGGCTTACCCAGCGTGGCTCTATTCCTTCCTACATGAAAGCTGGAAAgttgtga
- the STK38L gene encoding serine/threonine-protein kinase 38-like isoform X2, giving the protein MHVTMAMTAGTTTSFPMSNHTRERVTVAKLTLENFYSNLILQHEERETRQKKLEVAMEEEGLADEEKKLRRSQHARKETEFLRLKRTRLGLDDFESLKVIGRGAFGEVRLVQKKDTGHIYAMKILRKADMLEKEQVAHIRAERDILVEADGAWVVKMFYSFQDKRNLYLIMEFLPGGDMMTLLMKKDTLTEEETQFYISETVLAIDAIHQLGFIHRDIKPDNLLLDAKGHVKLSDFGLCTGLKKAHRTEFYRNLTHNPPSDFSFQNMNSKRKAETWKKNRRQLAYSTVGTPDYIAPEVFMQTGYNKLCDWWSLGVIMYEMLIGYPPFCSETPQETYRKVMNWKETLVFPPEVPISEKAKDLILRFCIDSENRIGSNGVEEIKDHPFFEGVDWGHIRERPAAIPIEIKSIDDTSNFDEFPESDILQPVPNTTEPDFKSKDWVFLNYTYKRFEGLTQRGSIPSYMKAGKL; this is encoded by the exons TGCATGTTACTATGGCAATGACGGCTGGGACAACAACATCCTTTCCAATGAGCAACCACACCCGGGAGAGAGTGACTGTGGCCAAACTTACACTGGAGAACTTCTACAGCAACCTAATTTTACAACATGAAGAGAGAGAAACCAG GCAGAAGAAGCTAGAAGTGGCTATGGAAGAAGAAGGTCTGGCGGATGAAGAG AAAAAACTGCGCAGGTCACAGCATGCCCGCAAAGAAACAGAATTCCTGCGACTGAAGAGGACTAGGCTTGGTTTGGATGATTTTGAATCGCTGAAAGTTATAGGAAGAGGAGCATTTGGGGAG GTACGCCTTGTCCAGAAAAAAGATACGGGTCATATTTATGCAATGAAGATATTGAGAAAAGCTGATATGCTGGAAAAAGAGCAG GTGGCTCATATCCGAGCAGAAAGAGATATATTGGTTGAAGCAGATGGTGCTTGGGTGGTGAAGATGTTTTATAGTTTTCAGGATAAAAGGAATCTTTACCTGATCATGGAGTTCCTACCTGGAG GTGATATGATGACCTTACTTATGAAGAAAGACACCTTAACAGAAGAGGAAACCCAGTTTTACATTTCTGAAACTGTGCTGGCCATAGATGCCATCCATCAGCTGGGATTTATCCACAGAGATATTAAACCAGATAACCTCTTGCTGGATGCCAAG GGTCACGTGAAGCTTTCTGATTTTGGATTATGCACTGGTTTAAAGAAAGCTCATCGAACTGAATTCTACAGAAACCTTACTCACAATCCACCAAGTGACTTTT CATTTCAGAATATGAACTCGAAAAGAAAAGCGGAAACGTGGAAGAAGAACAGACGACAGCTG gcaTATTCTACTGTTGGGACCCCGGATTATATTGCCCCAGAAGTATTCATGCAGACAGGATACAACAAGTTGTGTGACTGGTGGTCTTTAGGAGTGATTATGTATGAAATGCTAATAG GATATCCACCTTTCTGCTCTGAAACACCACAAGAAACTTACAGGAAAGTTATGAACTGGAAAGAAACTTTAGTATTTCCTCCAGAGGTGCCCATTTCGGAGAAAGCAAAGGACTTAATTCTAAG ATTTTGTATTGATTCAGAAAATAGAATTGGTAGTAATGGAGTAGAAGAAATAAAGGATCATCCTTTTTTTGAAGGAGTTGACTGGGGACATATAAG GGAGAGGCCAGCTGCAATCCCAATAGAAATCAAAAGTATTGATGACACTTCGAATTTTGATGAATTTCCAGAATCTGATATTTTACAGCCAG TGCCAAATACTACAGAACCTGACTTCAAATCCAAAGACTGGGTTTTCCTCAATTATACTTACAAGCGGTTCGAAGGGCTTACCCAGCGTGGCTCTATTCCTTCCTACATGAAAGCTGGAAAgttgtga